GGATGGTGTTCGGCCGCCTGAGAAGGGAACGCCCATGACCTCTTCCTGGAGCTTCGTGGTCGTGGCCGCCGGTCGGGGTTCGCGCCTCGGGGGCCTTCCGAAGCAGCTTCGCCCCTTGGGCGGACGCCCCCTCTGGGCCTGGAGCGTGGAGACCGCAAGGACTCTCCGGAAGGAGGGACACCTGCGGGAATGCGTCCTCGTGGTCCCGGGGGATCTCGCCGAGACCCCGGCCTTTCGAGACCTTCCCCGCCCGGGAGAGGGCGATCTGCCCCTTCGGATCGTCCCGGGAGGGGAACTGCGGGGAGACTCCGTTCTGGCGGGGCTGGATGCCTGCACGGGAGATTGGGTCCTGATCCACGATGCGGCACGCCCCTTTCTGTCCCCGGCCCTCTGCCGAAACCTCATGGCGGCGGCGGAAGAGACAGGAGCCGCCGTTCCGGTGCTCCCCTGCGCCGACGCCCTCAAGGCGGTGGACCCGGCCACCGGAGCCATCCTGGGCCCGGTGGACCGGGGAGGTCTCCGCCGCACCCAGACCCCCCAGGCCTTCCCCCGCCTGCCCCTGCTGCGGACCCTCCGGGAAGCGGGCGGAGAGGTGCTGGATGAGGCCCAGGCGTGGTTGGACGCGGGGCGTCCCCTGACCCCCGTGGAGGGAGATCCGAGGACGTTCAAGATCACCGATGCCTGGGATTGGGAGGTGGCGGTCCAGATGGCGGAAAAGACCCGGTCGCACCGCTGCGGCCACGGTTTCGACGTGCACCCCCTCGTTCCGGGGCGCCCCCTGATCCTGGGGGGCGTGAGGCTGGAGGGGGCCCCCCTGGGACTGGACGGGCACTCGGATGCCGACGTGATCTGCCATGCCGTGGCGGACGCCCTTCTGGGAGCGGCGGGGGAACCGGACATCGGTCTGCTCTTTCCCGCCACGGAGGAGCGCTACCGGGGGGCCGACAGCCTGGAGCTGCTCCGGCAGGTGGTCGCTCGGGTGCAGGGCAAGGGGGAAATCCAGTGGGTGGATGTGACCCTGCAGGCCCAGATCCCGCGCCTGAAACCCCATCTGGAGCGGATCCGCGCAAACCTGGAAGGGGTCTTTGCGTTCCGGGATGGAGACGTTTTCCCTGGACAGGATCGTAGGATCGTGAACCTTAAGGTAAAATCGGGGGAATCTGTAGGATCCGTGGGGAGGGGAGAATGCATGGTCTGCCACGCCATCGCCACCTTGGTCCTGGATTCCCGATGAGACGCCGCGCCCTTTGGCGAGTTCCCCTCCTTCTTCTGGCGGCCGTGGCATACCTGTCAGCCGGGGGAAGGGCTTCGGCGGACACCGCCTCGGAAGCGATCCCCGACGAGAACTCCGTGGTCTGGACCGTGGAGGGGGAGGAGATCTGGCGTTTCCCCACGACCTTCCAGTCGGAGGTCCAGGAGGGGGCAGATCGGCTCCGCGAGCGGGTGGATCGGGGTTTCCCCCTGTCCTCCCTGCGCGTCGTGGAAAGGGATCGCCAATGGTCCCTGGTTCTGGGGAAGGAGACCATTCTCCAGGCCC
The sequence above is drawn from the Aminomonas paucivorans DSM 12260 genome and encodes:
- the ispF gene encoding 2-C-methyl-D-erythritol 2,4-cyclodiphosphate synthase, producing MTSSWSFVVVAAGRGSRLGGLPKQLRPLGGRPLWAWSVETARTLRKEGHLRECVLVVPGDLAETPAFRDLPRPGEGDLPLRIVPGGELRGDSVLAGLDACTGDWVLIHDAARPFLSPALCRNLMAAAEETGAAVPVLPCADALKAVDPATGAILGPVDRGGLRRTQTPQAFPRLPLLRTLREAGGEVLDEAQAWLDAGRPLTPVEGDPRTFKITDAWDWEVAVQMAEKTRSHRCGHGFDVHPLVPGRPLILGGVRLEGAPLGLDGHSDADVICHAVADALLGAAGEPDIGLLFPATEERYRGADSLELLRQVVARVQGKGEIQWVDVTLQAQIPRLKPHLERIRANLEGVFAFRDGDVFPGQDRRIVNLKVKSGESVGSVGRGECMVCHAIATLVLDSR